In a single window of the Streptomyces sp. NBC_00353 genome:
- the sucC gene encoding ADP-forming succinate--CoA ligase subunit beta, whose amino-acid sequence MDLYEHQARQLFAEHGIAVPEAEVIDHAADAKEAAGRLGGRVVVKAQVKTGGRGKAGGVKIAADPAAAELTTRQILGMDIKGHTVRTVMLAQPVDIEAEFYVSYVLDRATGTFLAIASAEGGMEIEEVAATRPEAVARIPIDPVEGVTERKAAQIAAAAALPPEAAPVLQRLWQVLTGEDALLVEVNPLVRTVDGRILALDGKVTLDDNAGFRRSRWGTEADDPHGDPLETAAAAKGLNYVKLDGEVGIIGNGAGLVMSTLDVVAGCGARPANFLDIGGGASAGIMADGLSVILSDPAVKSVFVNVFGGITSCDAVAEGIVQALRSVRLTKPLVVRLDGNNAARGRAILDAHAHPLVEQATTMDGAARRAAQLADAA is encoded by the coding sequence ATGGATCTGTACGAGCACCAGGCACGGCAACTCTTCGCAGAACACGGCATAGCGGTACCGGAGGCCGAGGTCATCGACCACGCAGCCGACGCAAAGGAGGCGGCGGGCCGGCTCGGTGGCCGGGTCGTCGTCAAGGCGCAGGTGAAGACGGGCGGTCGGGGCAAGGCGGGCGGAGTGAAAATTGCAGCCGACCCGGCGGCCGCAGAACTGACCACCCGCCAGATCCTCGGCATGGACATCAAGGGCCACACGGTGCGCACGGTGATGCTCGCCCAACCCGTGGACATCGAGGCTGAGTTCTACGTCAGTTACGTACTCGACCGGGCGACCGGAACCTTCCTCGCCATCGCCTCCGCGGAGGGGGGCATGGAGATCGAGGAGGTCGCGGCCACCCGCCCGGAGGCAGTGGCCCGCATCCCTATCGACCCCGTCGAAGGAGTGACGGAACGCAAGGCCGCACAGATCGCCGCAGCGGCAGCCCTGCCGCCGGAGGCCGCCCCCGTGCTCCAGCGCCTGTGGCAGGTGCTCACCGGGGAGGACGCCCTGCTGGTCGAGGTCAATCCCCTGGTCCGTACGGTGGACGGCCGGATCCTCGCGCTCGACGGCAAGGTGACACTCGACGACAACGCCGGGTTCCGCCGGTCCCGTTGGGGAACAGAGGCCGACGACCCGCACGGCGACCCACTGGAGACAGCGGCCGCGGCCAAGGGCCTCAACTACGTCAAACTCGACGGCGAGGTCGGCATCATCGGCAACGGCGCCGGACTGGTCATGTCCACCCTCGACGTCGTCGCCGGCTGCGGAGCCCGCCCGGCCAACTTCCTCGACATCGGCGGCGGCGCCTCGGCAGGCATCATGGCCGACGGCCTCTCCGTCATCCTCTCCGACCCGGCAGTGAAGTCGGTGTTCGTCAACGTCTTCGGAGGCATCACCTCCTGCGACGCGGTCGCCGAGGGCATCGTCCAGGCACTGCGGTCCGTACGCCTGACCAAGCCCCTCGTCGTCCGCCTCGACGGCAACAACGCCGCCCGTGGCCGAGCGATCCTCGACGCACACGCGCACCCCCTGGTCGAGCAGGCCACCACGATGGACGGCGCCGCGCGCCGAGCAGCCCAACTGGCCGACGCAGCCTAA
- a CDS encoding DUF2254 domain-containing protein — MSDRGYRRPRTLSPLREYLRDTFWFAPTVGLLCSFALWWGVSALDAEIVTHLKDEQAYEEVGDLIRFADDARTIVTTVSSAMMTFIGVVFSISLVAVQMASGQLTPRVVRIFVRSRISKLTLTVFLATFAFSLLVLTSYESEGDPRRVTSVPLLQSMLTLAMVGLSLLLFIAYVSSTLRLMQVGPVVDRITHESLQVLGRMPGGVREELPLGAETARIGHSGRAGVLREVNVARLVRAARRQGVVLRLIPRIGDFVVPGTPVLAVHGGAAPPRRMLRYTISVGVERTSQQDLAFGLRQLSDIALRALSPAVNDPTTAVQCLDRIVQLLAAMVHLPLGAVQHRDGAGAVRLVQDGPEWTDLVDLAFEEIRWCATRSPQVSRRMLAGIDDVVAPAPEDRKGALVRHRDLLVKAVERTVPDVAEREFALFPDRQGIR, encoded by the coding sequence ATGAGTGATCGCGGCTATCGGCGGCCCCGGACGCTGTCCCCCTTGCGTGAGTATCTGCGCGATACGTTCTGGTTCGCTCCGACGGTGGGGCTGCTGTGCTCCTTCGCGCTGTGGTGGGGCGTCTCGGCGCTCGATGCGGAGATCGTCACGCACCTGAAGGACGAGCAGGCGTACGAGGAAGTCGGCGATCTGATCAGGTTCGCCGACGATGCCAGGACCATCGTCACCACCGTCAGCTCGGCGATGATGACCTTCATCGGTGTGGTCTTCAGCATTTCGCTGGTGGCCGTGCAGATGGCGAGCGGTCAGCTCACGCCCCGGGTGGTGCGGATCTTCGTCAGGAGCCGGATCAGCAAGCTGACGCTGACGGTGTTCCTGGCGACGTTCGCGTTCTCGCTGCTGGTTCTGACCTCGTACGAGAGCGAGGGCGACCCGCGGCGGGTCACGTCCGTACCGCTTCTGCAGAGCATGCTGACGCTGGCCATGGTGGGCCTCAGTCTGTTGCTGTTCATCGCGTACGTGAGCTCGACGCTGCGGCTCATGCAGGTGGGGCCGGTCGTCGATCGCATCACCCATGAGTCCCTGCAGGTGCTCGGGCGGATGCCCGGTGGGGTGCGGGAAGAGCTGCCGCTCGGGGCGGAGACCGCTCGGATCGGGCACTCGGGGCGGGCAGGGGTGCTGCGCGAGGTGAATGTGGCGCGGCTGGTCCGGGCTGCTCGGCGGCAGGGGGTGGTGTTGCGGCTGATCCCGCGGATCGGGGACTTCGTGGTGCCGGGCACGCCGGTGCTGGCCGTTCATGGTGGGGCCGCTCCGCCGCGGCGGATGCTGAGGTACACGATCTCGGTGGGAGTCGAGCGCACATCGCAGCAGGATCTGGCCTTCGGACTGCGTCAGCTTTCGGACATCGCGCTGCGGGCGCTGTCCCCGGCGGTGAACGATCCCACCACCGCCGTGCAGTGCCTGGACCGGATCGTGCAGTTGCTCGCCGCCATGGTGCACCTGCCGCTCGGAGCGGTGCAGCACCGGGACGGGGCGGGTGCGGTGCGGCTTGTACAGGACGGACCGGAGTGGACCGATCTGGTGGATCTTGCCTTCGAGGAGATCCGGTGGTGCGCGACAAGGAGTCCGCAGGTGTCCCGGCGGATGCTGGCCGGGATCGACGATGTGGTGGCGCCGGCTCCGGAGGACCGGAAGGGCGCGCTGGTCAGGCACCGTGATCTCCTGGTGAAGGCCGTGGAGCGCACGGTGCCCGACGTCGCCGAGCGGGAGTTCGCGCTCTTTCCCGATCGTCAGGGGATCAGGTGA
- a CDS encoding acetate--CoA ligase family protein, which produces MVESQDREIVRALLDSVRAAGRSALTAPEGKIVADAYGIAVPGEELAQDVDEAVAFADRLGGPVVLKIVSPDVLHKTDAGGVVVGVEGGVQVRAAFQRIIENVRAYAPDARIDGVQVQQLVPPGQEVIVGAVTDPTFGKVVAFGLGGVLVEVFKDITFRLAPVSADEALSMLDSIGAAEILRGVRGAAPVDRWALAEQIRRVSQLVTDFPEIAEVDLNPVIAAPDGAVAADIRILLSTETVKPRRTYPREEILASMRRLMEPRSVAVIGASNEQGKIGNSVMRNLIDGGFSGEIHPVNPRADDILGRKAYKSVTDVPGEVDVAVFAIPAKFVASALEEVGRKGIPNAVLIPSGFAETGEQALQDEIVAIGEQYGVRLLGPNIYGYYSTWQDLCATFCTPYDVKGGVALTSQSGGIGMAILGFARSTKTGVSAIVGLGNKSDIDEDDLLTWFGEDPNTKCIAMHLEDLKDGRAFVEAARATVPKKPIVVLKAGRTSAGAKAAGSHTGALAGDDAVYDDILRQAGVIRAPGLNDMLEYARALPVLPTPKGDNVVIITGAGGSGVLLSDAIVDNGLSLMEIPPDLDTAFKAFIPPFGAAGNPIDITGGEPPSTYEATIRLGMEDPRIHALVLGYWHTIVTPPMVFAELTARVVAEFRERGIKKPVVASLAGDTEVEEACQYLFEHGVVAYPYTTEKPVAVLGAKYRWARAAGLLDGDR; this is translated from the coding sequence ATGGTCGAATCACAGGACCGCGAGATCGTACGGGCGTTGCTCGACTCCGTCCGGGCCGCCGGACGCAGTGCGCTCACCGCACCCGAGGGCAAGATCGTCGCCGATGCGTACGGGATCGCCGTGCCGGGTGAGGAGTTGGCACAGGACGTCGACGAGGCGGTGGCCTTCGCGGACCGGCTCGGCGGGCCGGTCGTACTGAAGATCGTCTCCCCCGATGTGCTGCACAAGACGGATGCCGGAGGTGTCGTCGTCGGGGTGGAGGGCGGCGTTCAGGTGCGTGCCGCGTTCCAACGCATCATCGAGAACGTGCGGGCGTACGCCCCGGACGCGCGGATCGACGGTGTGCAGGTGCAGCAGCTGGTGCCGCCCGGCCAGGAGGTCATCGTCGGCGCGGTCACCGACCCGACGTTCGGGAAGGTCGTGGCCTTCGGGCTCGGCGGTGTGCTGGTGGAGGTGTTCAAGGACATCACCTTCCGCCTGGCCCCGGTCAGTGCGGACGAGGCGCTGTCGATGCTCGACTCGATCGGCGCGGCCGAGATCCTGCGCGGGGTTCGGGGTGCGGCGCCGGTGGACCGGTGGGCACTGGCCGAGCAGATCCGGCGGGTCTCCCAACTGGTCACGGACTTCCCGGAGATCGCGGAGGTCGATCTCAATCCGGTCATCGCCGCTCCGGACGGTGCGGTCGCGGCGGACATCCGGATCCTGCTGTCGACGGAGACGGTCAAGCCCCGGCGTACCTACCCGCGCGAGGAGATCCTCGCATCGATGCGCCGGCTGATGGAGCCGCGCTCGGTCGCCGTGATCGGCGCATCCAACGAGCAGGGCAAGATCGGCAATTCGGTGATGCGCAACCTCATCGACGGCGGCTTCTCCGGAGAGATCCATCCGGTGAACCCCCGGGCCGATGACATTCTGGGCCGCAAGGCGTACAAGAGTGTCACGGACGTTCCCGGTGAGGTGGATGTGGCGGTCTTCGCGATCCCCGCCAAGTTCGTGGCATCGGCGCTGGAAGAGGTGGGGCGCAAGGGGATACCCAATGCGGTCCTCATCCCTTCCGGATTCGCCGAGACCGGTGAACAGGCGCTGCAGGACGAGATCGTGGCGATCGGCGAGCAGTACGGCGTACGGCTGCTCGGGCCGAACATCTACGGCTACTACTCGACGTGGCAGGACCTCTGCGCCACCTTCTGCACCCCGTACGACGTGAAGGGCGGGGTGGCGCTGACCTCGCAGTCCGGTGGTATCGGCATGGCCATCCTCGGCTTCGCCCGCTCGACGAAGACCGGTGTGTCGGCGATCGTCGGGCTCGGCAACAAGTCCGACATCGACGAGGACGACCTGCTGACCTGGTTCGGCGAGGACCCGAACACCAAGTGCATCGCGATGCACCTGGAGGATCTCAAGGACGGTCGCGCGTTCGTCGAGGCGGCGCGGGCGACCGTACCGAAGAAGCCGATCGTGGTGCTGAAGGCCGGCCGTACCAGCGCCGGCGCGAAGGCAGCGGGTTCGCACACCGGTGCACTGGCGGGCGACGACGCCGTGTACGACGACATCCTGCGTCAGGCGGGGGTGATCAGGGCCCCGGGGCTGAACGACATGCTGGAGTACGCGCGGGCGTTGCCCGTGCTGCCGACGCCCAAGGGCGACAACGTCGTCATCATCACGGGGGCAGGCGGCTCGGGCGTGCTTCTGTCGGACGCGATCGTCGACAACGGGCTCTCCCTCATGGAGATTCCGCCGGATCTGGACACGGCGTTCAAGGCGTTCATTCCGCCGTTCGGTGCGGCCGGCAACCCGATCGACATCACGGGCGGCGAGCCGCCGTCCACCTACGAGGCGACGATCCGCCTCGGCATGGAGGACCCCCGCATCCATGCGCTGGTCCTCGGCTACTGGCACACGATCGTCACTCCCCCGATGGTCTTCGCCGAGCTGACCGCCCGGGTGGTCGCGGAATTCCGCGAGCGCGGGATCAAGAAGCCCGTGGTGGCGTCGTTGGCCGGCGACACCGAGGTGGAGGAGGCATGCCAGTACCTCTTCGAGCACGGCGTCGTCGCGTACCCGTACACCACGGAGAAGCCGGTGGCCGTACTGGGCGCCAAGTACCGATGGGCCCGTGCGGCCGGACTGCTGGACGGTGATCGATGA
- a CDS encoding thiamine pyrophosphate-binding protein: MPEDSQELISGGHLVAKALKAEGVERIYTLCGGHIIDIYDGCVDEGIEVVDVRHEQVAAHAADGYARITGRPGCAVVTAGPGTTDAVTGVANAFRAESPMLLIGGQGAHSQHKMGSLQDLPHVEMMAPISKFAATVPDTARVADMVSMAFRECYHGAPGPSFLEIPRDVLDAKVPVSKARVPEAGQYRASTRTAGDPEAVEKLADLLVHAEKPAILLGSQVWTTRATDQAIELVRTLNVPAYMNGAGRGTLPPGDPHHFQLSRRYAFSNADLIVIVGTPFDFRMGYGKRLSPDATVVQIDLDYRTVGKNRDIDLGIVGDAGMVLKAVTEAASGRLDGGAVKRKAWLEELRAAEQIAIEKRLPGLKSDASPIHPYRLVSEINDFLTEDSTYIGDGGDIVTFSGQVVQPKSPGHWMDPGPLGTLGVGVPFVLAAKQARPDKEVVALFGDGAFSLTGWDFETLVRYNLPFVGIVGNNSSMNQIRYGQKAKYGDERERVGNTLGDVHYDKFAQMLGGYGEEVRDPADIAPALQRARESGLPSLINVWVDPDAYAPGTMNQTMYK; encoded by the coding sequence ATGCCCGAGGACAGCCAGGAACTCATTTCCGGTGGGCACTTGGTCGCCAAGGCGTTGAAGGCAGAGGGGGTGGAGCGCATCTACACCCTGTGCGGCGGCCACATCATCGACATCTACGACGGCTGCGTCGACGAGGGCATCGAAGTCGTAGACGTACGACATGAACAGGTCGCCGCGCATGCCGCGGACGGCTACGCACGGATCACCGGTAGGCCGGGATGCGCCGTCGTCACCGCCGGACCGGGGACCACGGATGCGGTGACGGGGGTCGCGAACGCCTTCCGCGCCGAGTCGCCCATGCTGCTGATAGGTGGTCAGGGCGCCCACAGTCAGCACAAGATGGGCTCGCTCCAGGACCTGCCGCACGTCGAGATGATGGCTCCCATCTCCAAGTTCGCCGCTACCGTGCCGGACACCGCCCGCGTCGCCGACATGGTGTCCATGGCCTTCCGCGAGTGCTACCACGGGGCACCCGGGCCTTCCTTCCTGGAGATCCCGCGCGATGTGCTCGACGCCAAGGTGCCGGTGTCCAAGGCCCGGGTGCCGGAGGCCGGGCAGTACCGGGCCTCGACCCGAACGGCCGGTGACCCCGAGGCCGTCGAGAAGCTCGCCGATCTCCTTGTGCATGCCGAGAAGCCGGCGATCCTGCTGGGCAGTCAGGTATGGACGACCCGGGCGACGGACCAAGCCATCGAGCTCGTACGGACGCTCAATGTCCCGGCCTACATGAACGGGGCCGGGCGCGGCACGCTGCCGCCCGGCGATCCGCACCACTTCCAGCTGTCGCGGCGGTACGCCTTCTCCAACGCCGATCTGATCGTGATCGTGGGTACGCCGTTCGACTTCCGGATGGGCTACGGCAAGCGGCTCTCCCCCGACGCCACCGTCGTGCAGATCGACCTCGACTACCGCACCGTCGGCAAGAACCGGGACATCGACCTCGGGATCGTCGGCGATGCGGGGATGGTCCTGAAGGCGGTCACGGAAGCGGCGAGCGGGCGGCTCGACGGGGGTGCGGTCAAGCGAAAGGCGTGGCTGGAGGAGCTGCGTGCCGCCGAACAGATCGCGATCGAGAAGCGGCTGCCCGGTCTGAAGTCGGATGCCTCGCCGATCCACCCGTACCGGCTGGTCAGCGAGATCAACGACTTCCTCACCGAGGACTCGACCTACATCGGGGACGGCGGCGACATCGTCACCTTCTCCGGTCAGGTCGTCCAGCCGAAGTCCCCCGGCCACTGGATGGACCCGGGGCCGCTGGGCACGCTCGGCGTCGGGGTGCCGTTCGTGCTGGCGGCGAAGCAGGCCCGGCCCGACAAGGAGGTCGTGGCGCTCTTCGGCGACGGTGCCTTCTCCCTGACCGGATGGGACTTCGAGACGCTGGTCCGCTACAACCTCCCGTTCGTCGGGATCGTCGGCAACAACTCCTCGATGAACCAGATCCGTTACGGCCAGAAGGCGAAGTACGGGGACGAGCGCGAGCGGGTCGGCAACACCCTGGGCGACGTTCACTACGACAAGTTCGCCCAGATGCTCGGTGGGTACGGCGAGGAGGTCCGCGACCCCGCCGACATCGCGCCGGCGCTTCAGCGGGCCCGGGAGTCCGGACTGCCGTCGCTGATCAACGTCTGGGTCGACCCGGACGCGTACGCCCCCGGAACCATGAACCAGACCATGTACAAGTAG
- the sucD gene encoding succinate--CoA ligase subunit alpha, giving the protein MAIFLTKESKVLVQGMTGAEGMKHTRRMLAAGTRIVGGVNPRKAGRKVDLDGTEIPVFGSVREGMDATGADVTVVFVPPPFAKAAVIEAADAGIGLAVVITEGIPVHDAVAFHAHARARGTRIIGPNCPGVITPGQSNAGIIPADIAPGPGRIGLVSKSGTLTYQLMHELRDIGFTSAVGIGGDPVIGTTHIDCLTAFENDPDTELIVLIGEIGGDAEERATAYVTQHITKPVIGYIAGFTAPEGKTMGHAGAIVSGSSGTAEAKQKALEAAGVPVGATPTETARLVREKLGTPSPSGTSASSGTRS; this is encoded by the coding sequence ATGGCCATATTTCTCACCAAGGAGAGCAAGGTCCTCGTCCAGGGGATGACCGGCGCCGAGGGCATGAAGCACACCCGCAGGATGCTCGCGGCGGGCACCCGGATCGTAGGGGGCGTCAACCCGCGCAAGGCAGGCCGGAAGGTCGACCTCGACGGAACCGAGATCCCCGTCTTCGGCTCCGTACGCGAAGGAATGGACGCCACCGGAGCGGACGTCACGGTGGTCTTCGTCCCGCCGCCCTTCGCCAAGGCGGCCGTCATCGAAGCGGCCGACGCCGGCATCGGCCTGGCAGTGGTCATCACCGAAGGGATCCCGGTCCATGACGCGGTGGCCTTCCACGCCCACGCCCGTGCCCGCGGCACCCGCATCATCGGCCCCAACTGTCCCGGCGTGATCACCCCCGGCCAGTCCAACGCGGGCATCATCCCGGCCGACATCGCGCCCGGGCCGGGGCGGATCGGCCTGGTCTCGAAGTCCGGCACGCTGACGTACCAGCTGATGCACGAACTGCGTGACATCGGCTTCACATCGGCGGTGGGCATCGGCGGTGACCCGGTCATCGGCACCACGCACATCGACTGCCTGACGGCGTTCGAGAACGACCCCGACACGGAACTCATCGTCCTCATCGGCGAGATCGGCGGCGACGCGGAGGAACGAGCGACGGCCTATGTCACGCAGCACATCACCAAGCCGGTGATCGGCTACATCGCGGGCTTCACGGCCCCCGAGGGCAAGACGATGGGCCACGCAGGTGCCATCGTCTCGGGCTCGTCGGGCACGGCGGAGGCAAAACAGAAGGCGCTGGAGGCGGCAGGGGTACCGGTCGGCGCCACACCGACGGAGACGGCCAGGCTGGTACGGGAGAAGCTGGGGACGCCCAGCCCGTCGGGCACATCCGCCTCGTCGGGCACACGCAGCTAG
- a CDS encoding aldehyde dehydrogenase family protein, translated as MAPNPPTTEPTPPPTLTLKPGTAWSDAWQRCLTIAPEAFQADRVLNFWASSWQQDGRPLPATSPVDGSPIAGPPRLDAPTAQQAVRASLDQHRAWRHIPLAERSARVSATLDALTEHRELLALLLVWEIGKPWRLAQADVDRAIDGVRWYVDNIDRLLADRTPLPGPVSNIASWNYPMSVLVHAMLVQALAGNAVIAKTPTDGGVACLTLACALAAREGIPLTLLSGSGSELSAALVRSPEIGCVSFVGGRDTGARIATEVADLGKRHILEQEGLNTWGIWNFTDWPSLTAVIPKLFDYGKQRCTAYPRFVVQRSAFDEFLSAYLPAVRSLSTGHPLAVADPAAPLPSLDFGPLINAAKAKELADQVTEAIDRGAIPLHRGSTADTHFLPGQDTSAYLHPVTLLNPPPSSPLHHAEPFGPVDTIVLVDTEAELLAAMNASNGALVATLSTDDPATYERLAPQIRAFKTGHGTPRSRGDRDELFGGFGASWRGAFVGGELLVRAVTDGPAGERLPGNFPDYHLMP; from the coding sequence ATGGCACCGAACCCGCCCACCACCGAGCCCACCCCACCCCCCACCCTCACCCTCAAACCGGGCACAGCCTGGTCGGACGCCTGGCAACGCTGCCTCACCATCGCCCCCGAGGCATTCCAGGCCGACCGGGTCCTCAACTTCTGGGCCTCGTCCTGGCAGCAGGACGGCCGCCCCCTCCCCGCCACCAGCCCCGTCGACGGCAGCCCCATCGCGGGCCCGCCCCGCCTGGACGCCCCGACCGCCCAACAGGCGGTCCGGGCCTCCCTCGACCAGCACCGCGCCTGGCGTCACATCCCGCTCGCGGAGCGCAGCGCCCGCGTTTCCGCCACCCTCGACGCGCTCACCGAACACCGGGAACTCCTCGCGCTCCTCCTCGTCTGGGAGATCGGCAAGCCCTGGCGCCTCGCCCAGGCGGACGTGGACCGCGCGATCGACGGTGTCCGCTGGTACGTCGACAACATCGACCGCCTCCTGGCCGACCGCACCCCGCTCCCCGGCCCGGTCTCGAACATCGCCAGCTGGAACTACCCCATGTCCGTGCTGGTCCACGCGATGCTCGTACAGGCCCTGGCCGGCAACGCGGTCATCGCCAAGACCCCGACCGACGGCGGCGTCGCCTGTCTCACCCTGGCCTGCGCCCTCGCCGCCCGCGAGGGCATCCCGCTCACCCTCCTCAGCGGCAGCGGAAGCGAACTCTCCGCGGCTCTCGTCCGCTCGCCCGAGATCGGCTGCGTCTCCTTCGTCGGCGGCCGGGACACCGGGGCCCGTATCGCCACCGAAGTCGCCGACCTCGGTAAGCGGCACATCCTCGAACAGGAGGGGCTCAACACCTGGGGCATCTGGAACTTCACGGACTGGCCGTCCCTGACCGCCGTCATCCCGAAGCTCTTCGACTACGGCAAGCAGCGGTGCACCGCGTACCCCCGCTTCGTCGTCCAGCGCAGCGCGTTCGACGAGTTCCTGTCGGCCTACCTCCCCGCCGTCCGCTCACTCAGCACCGGCCACCCCCTGGCGGTGGCGGACCCGGCAGCCCCGCTTCCCAGCCTGGACTTCGGCCCGCTGATCAACGCGGCGAAGGCCAAGGAACTGGCCGATCAGGTGACGGAGGCCATCGACCGGGGCGCGATCCCCCTCCACCGAGGATCGACGGCCGACACACATTTCCTCCCGGGTCAGGACACCAGCGCGTACCTCCACCCGGTCACGCTCCTCAACCCGCCCCCGTCCTCACCGCTCCACCACGCGGAACCGTTCGGCCCGGTCGACACAATCGTCCTCGTCGACACGGAGGCGGAACTCCTGGCCGCCATGAACGCCTCGAACGGCGCCTTGGTGGCCACGCTCTCGACCGACGACCCGGCAACGTACGAGCGCCTGGCCCCACAGATCCGTGCGTTCAAGACCGGCCACGGCACTCCCCGCTCCCGAGGCGACCGGGACGAACTCTTCGGCGGCTTCGGCGCGTCCTGGCGCGGGGCCTTCGTGGGCGGCGAACTGCTGGTCAGGGCGGTTACGGACGGCCCGGCAGGGGAGCGCCTCCCCGGCAACTTCCCGGACTACCACCTGATGCCGTAA
- the frc gene encoding formyl-CoA transferase, with protein sequence MTKALEGVRVLDMTHVQSGPSATQLLAWLGADVVKLEAPSGDITRKQLRDLPDVDSLYFTMLNCNKRSITLNTKSERGKEILTELIRRSDVMVENFGPGAVDRMGFTWERIQEINPRIVYASIKGFGEGPYTNFKAYEVVAQAMGGSMSTTGFEDGPPLATGAQIGDSGTGIHAVAGILAALFQRENTGRGQRVNVAMQHAVLNLCRVKLRDQQRLVHGPLAEYPNEDFGDEVPRSGNASGGGQPGWAVKCAPGGPNDYVYVIVQPVGWQPLASLIGRPELVDDPEWATPEARLPKLDKMFQLIEEWSATLPKWEVLERLNAHNIPCGPILSTREIIEDESLVANEMVVQVEHPERGTFTTVGSPLKLSDSPVDVVTSPLLGEHNEEVYVGELGLGDEELRLLKTNGVI encoded by the coding sequence ATGACCAAAGCACTTGAGGGCGTGCGCGTCCTCGACATGACGCACGTACAGTCCGGTCCCTCCGCCACCCAGCTGCTCGCCTGGCTCGGCGCCGACGTGGTGAAGCTCGAGGCCCCGAGCGGCGACATCACCCGCAAACAGCTGCGCGATCTGCCCGATGTCGACTCCCTCTACTTCACGATGCTCAACTGCAACAAGCGGAGCATCACTCTCAACACGAAGAGCGAGCGCGGCAAGGAGATCCTCACCGAACTGATCCGCCGCTCGGATGTGATGGTGGAGAACTTCGGGCCCGGTGCCGTCGACCGGATGGGGTTCACCTGGGAGCGGATCCAGGAGATCAATCCGCGGATCGTGTACGCCTCCATCAAGGGCTTCGGCGAGGGTCCGTACACCAACTTCAAGGCGTACGAGGTCGTCGCCCAGGCCATGGGCGGTTCGATGTCCACCACCGGCTTCGAGGACGGTCCGCCGCTCGCGACCGGTGCGCAGATCGGTGACTCCGGAACCGGAATCCACGCGGTCGCAGGCATTCTGGCCGCACTGTTCCAGCGTGAGAACACCGGGCGTGGACAGCGCGTCAACGTCGCCATGCAGCATGCGGTGCTCAACCTGTGCCGGGTGAAGCTGCGTGACCAACAGAGGCTGGTGCACGGGCCGTTGGCGGAGTATCCGAACGAGGACTTCGGCGACGAGGTGCCGCGAAGCGGCAACGCGAGCGGCGGCGGGCAGCCCGGTTGGGCGGTGAAGTGCGCGCCCGGTGGGCCCAACGACTATGTGTACGTCATTGTGCAGCCGGTCGGCTGGCAGCCGCTCGCCTCGCTGATCGGGCGCCCGGAGCTGGTGGACGACCCCGAGTGGGCGACGCCCGAGGCCCGCCTGCCCAAGCTCGACAAGATGTTCCAGCTCATCGAGGAGTGGTCCGCGACGCTCCCCAAGTGGGAGGTGCTGGAGCGGCTGAACGCGCACAACATCCCGTGCGGCCCGATCCTCTCCACCCGGGAGATCATCGAGGACGAGTCCCTGGTCGCCAACGAGATGGTCGTCCAGGTGGAGCACCCGGAGCGCGGCACGTTCACCACCGTGGGCTCCCCGCTGAAGCTCTCCGACTCCCCGGTGGATGTGGTGACTTCGCCGCTGCTCGGCGAGCACAACGAAGAGGTGTACGTCGGTGAGCTGGGCCTCGGCGACGAGGAGCTGCGGCTGCTGAAGACGAACGGAGTCATCTGA